In Archocentrus centrarchus isolate MPI-CPG fArcCen1 chromosome 16, fArcCen1, whole genome shotgun sequence, a single window of DNA contains:
- the LOC115793996 gene encoding paraneoplastic antigen Ma1 homolog, whose amino-acid sequence MSLLQNWCKGEGVDLNHSIVVKRVPIDTTVEHIEETVGAIKALGRVKVKGRMFDPDSHSLMVLCECSERVNTKTTPLDVPAGEGGELWTLHGPSEGEETPASAPRTTTEPEPELSDLAGGNSAESIIRAVGDLLAKTMRPTSESSVFRRLRIYSGITPAPAGEEHQDAWLEQARLMVEECDCSVREKRKRIVESLRGPALDIAQAVRANDPDAMPEEYIEALERAFVTSETPEDLYFSFRALRQGPGERLSDFLRRVERLLTKVVHRGGLSPNQRDSARVEQLLRGATESDILLLQLRLRERKATPLLS is encoded by the coding sequence ATGTCTCTATTGCAGAACTGGTGTAAAGGGGAAGGGGTAGAcctaaaccattccattgtggTTAAACGGGTCCCCATAGACACCACAGTAGAGCATATTGAAGAGACTGTCGGAGCTATTAAGGCCCTTGGGAGAGTGAAAGTTAAGGGGCGGATGTTTGACCCAGATTCACACTCGTTAATGGTATTGTGTGAGTGTAGTGAACGAGTGAACACTAAAACCACTCCCCTGGATGTACCTGCTGGGGAGGGAGGTGAGCTTTGGACCCTGCATGGCCCCAGTGAGGGGGAAGAGACCCCTGCCAGCGCTCCAAGGACAACCACTGAACCAGAACCAGAACTCTCAGATCTAGCCGGAGGGAACTCGGCGGAGTCCATTATACGAGCAGTAGGGGACTTGCTAGCCAAAACCATGAGGCCCACTTCCGAGAGTAGTGTTTTTCGACGGCTGAGGATATATTCTGGAATTACTCCCGCCCCTGCTGGGGAAGAGCACCAAGACGCCTGGTTAGAGCAGGCCCGATTGATGGTAGAAGAATGCGACTGCTCTGTTCGTGAAAAACGAAAGAGAATTGTGGAAAGCTTGAGGGGTCCTGCCCTAGACATAGCCCAAGCTGTGAGAGCTAATGACCCTGATGCAATGCCCGAGGAATACATTGAGGCCCTGGAAAGGGCTTTTGTGACCTCAGAGACCCCAGAGGACCTCTACTTTTCTTTCAGAGCATTGAGGCAAGGTCCTGGGGAACGACTGTCGGACTTCCTGAGGAGAGTGGAGCGATTATTAACTAAAGTGGTACACAGAGGAGGACTGTCCCCCAACCAGAGAGACAGTGCTCGTGTGGAACAACTCCTCAGAGGGGCTACCGAATCTGACATACTGCTTCTGCAGTTGAGATTACGAGAGAGAAAAGCAACCCCCCTCCTTTCTTGA